The DNA segment GGTTCATAGAACAGTCTCCAGATACCTTCCAGCCCGTTTACGGGAATGGGTTTCTGCACATAATCGGATTTTGCTTTGAAGTATCTCACGCTGGGTTGTGTCctattcagcaaaacttcatATGATTCCATGGGGAATCCAGCAAAATACAGGATGGATTGGATCCAACTCATCTCTGTACAGTCTTCTCTCACCAAGCCCAATTCGGGAAAACCTTTCTGCATCAAAGGGAGCAATCTATCGATCCCGCCAaggaaaattgaattgaaagaaGCACGAATAGTCATGTTCCTTCCATCCTGGCTGGAATTCACCCTTCTGATGAGGACTCGGATGAATAAATCCGAGTCGAATCTATGCGCGATGTATTGCCAGCGGTGAATCAATTGAGTGGCATTTTGTTCCAAAGTCTTGTGGATTGTGAAAACAGTGACTCTTTCTGGAACATCAACCAATTGTATTTTCCATGCAAGAATCACACCGAAACTGGCACCTCCACCGCCCCTAATGGCCCAAAATAAGTCTTCACCCATAGACTCTCTGTCGAGAATCCTGCCATTGACGTCtattattcttgcatcaataaCATTATCTGCAGCCAGCCCGTATTTTCTTAGCAATGTGCCGTAGCCTCCTCCACTGAAGTGCCCGCCAACACCAACAGTTGGGCAAACACCGGCTGGAAACCCTAGCGTTGGGCTTTTCTCCGCGATCCTATAATACAATGATCCAATGGTTGCACCAGCTTCAACCCATGCAGTTTTCTGCTCAGCATCAACTGTTACTTCACTAAGGTTGATCAAATCAATGATCACAAACGGGAGTTGAGATACATAAGACAATCCCTCGTAATCATGCCCCCCACTTCTAGTTCTAATTTCCatgtcattttcttttgcaCAGTAGATGACAGGGGGAATGTGGGATTCGTGCTCCGGGG comes from the Sesamum indicum cultivar Zhongzhi No. 13 unplaced genomic scaffold, S_indicum_v1.0 C01307, whole genome shotgun sequence genome and includes:
- the LOC105155284 gene encoding berberine bridge enzyme-like 8, whose protein sequence is MKTSSISTLFFILFVIFSCSSAAFADDHDDFLECLSEEFHNYTSISRVVYTPTNSSYPSILRFSIQNLRFTSESTPKPLVIITPEHESHIPPVIYCAKENDMEIRTRSGGHDYEGLSYVSQLPFVIIDLINLSEVTVDAEQKTAWVEAGATIGSLYYRIAEKSPTLGFPAGVCPTVGVGGHFSGGGYGTLLRKYGLAADNVIDARIIDVNGRILDRESMGEDLFWAIRGGGGASFGVILAWKIQLVDVPERVTVFTIHKTLEQNATQLIHRWQYIAHRFDSDLFIRVLIRRVNSSQDGRNMTIRASFNSIFLGGIDRLLPLMQKGFPELGLVREDCTEMSWIQSILYFAGFPMESYEVLLNRTQPSVRYFKAKSDYVQKPIPVNGLEGIWRLFY